One Brachybacterium kimchii genomic window carries:
- a CDS encoding ABC transporter ATP-binding protein yields the protein MRAMSEEKTSPPPAVETPSVFPPTTSTTSATTDAEKRREADAALREMLAPVRGSLLAGRILGVLAGIATAAPYLALVRLGDVMLAGAADGRLPASQEVRPVVMWLVTAFIVQALLLFAGLMVTHVSDLRLRALLRERMIGRISRAPLSWFSAHSSGRIRKAIQDDTASLHHLVAHAPVENAMAIASPIAMLAASFALDWRLGLLAMVTLPIYLGLQAWSMRGMGDKTAEMDTRLGEVSSRAVELADGIAVIKAFGQVGRAHDRYTQAARAFSRFYLDWVGPMLRASALSEALVSVPVIVLIMMSGGALLVTAGTVTPAAALAATLIALVLPATVLTIGNATWSSQIASSAALRLREVLEAPQLEETGADGRGDERADAGAIGRVGPVGRVEFSDVSYSYGRTLALDGVDLELAPGTVTALVGRSGSGKSTLATTLARFQDPDRGSVRIDGRDVRSMTQRELYSTVSFVLQDPQLLRITLRENIRLARPDADDTAVREAARAACVLDEIEQMPHGLDTVVGEGVSLSGGQAQRVSIARALLADAPVLILDEATAASDPDSEAEIQQALNRLTRGRTVLVIAHRPEAVLGVDQLVRLEGGRVVRRLIGEEVTPSAIRAAMEAPQSTSVPSIQETR from the coding sequence ATGCGCGCCATGAGCGAGGAGAAGACCTCTCCCCCACCCGCAGTGGAGACGCCCTCCGTGTTCCCGCCCACGACGTCCACGACGTCCGCGACGACGGATGCCGAGAAGCGCCGCGAGGCCGACGCGGCGCTGCGCGAGATGCTGGCCCCGGTGCGCGGGAGTCTGCTCGCCGGCCGGATCCTCGGCGTGCTCGCGGGGATCGCGACCGCCGCTCCGTACCTCGCGCTGGTGCGGCTGGGCGACGTGATGCTCGCGGGCGCCGCCGACGGCCGCCTCCCCGCCTCGCAGGAGGTGCGCCCGGTCGTGATGTGGCTGGTCACGGCCTTCATCGTGCAGGCGTTGCTGCTCTTCGCGGGCCTCATGGTCACGCACGTCTCCGACCTGCGGCTGCGCGCGCTGCTGCGCGAGCGGATGATCGGGCGGATCTCGCGCGCGCCGCTGTCGTGGTTCTCCGCGCACTCCTCGGGCAGGATCCGCAAGGCGATCCAGGACGACACCGCCTCGCTGCACCACCTCGTCGCGCACGCGCCGGTCGAGAACGCGATGGCGATCGCCTCCCCGATCGCCATGCTCGCGGCGAGCTTCGCCCTGGACTGGCGGCTCGGCCTGCTCGCGATGGTGACCCTGCCGATCTACCTGGGCCTCCAGGCCTGGTCGATGCGCGGCATGGGCGACAAGACCGCCGAGATGGACACCCGGCTCGGCGAGGTCTCCTCCCGAGCGGTCGAGCTCGCCGACGGCATCGCCGTCATCAAGGCATTCGGGCAGGTGGGCCGCGCGCACGACCGGTACACGCAGGCCGCGCGCGCCTTCTCCCGCTTCTACCTGGACTGGGTGGGGCCGATGCTGCGCGCGAGCGCGCTCTCGGAGGCGCTCGTCTCCGTGCCCGTGATCGTGCTGATCATGATGAGCGGCGGCGCCCTCCTGGTCACCGCCGGGACCGTCACGCCCGCCGCGGCGCTCGCCGCGACGCTCATCGCGCTGGTCCTTCCCGCGACCGTGCTGACCATCGGCAATGCCACCTGGAGCAGCCAGATCGCCAGCAGTGCGGCGCTGCGCCTGCGCGAGGTCCTCGAGGCTCCGCAGCTCGAGGAGACCGGGGCCGACGGACGGGGCGACGAGCGGGCCGACGCAGGCGCCATCGGCCGCGTCGGCCCCGTCGGCCGCGTCGAGTTCTCGGACGTCTCGTACTCCTACGGGCGCACGCTCGCGCTGGACGGCGTCGACCTCGAGCTCGCGCCGGGCACCGTGACGGCACTCGTCGGCCGCTCGGGGTCGGGCAAGTCCACGCTCGCGACGACCCTCGCGCGCTTCCAGGATCCCGACCGCGGATCCGTGCGCATCGATGGCCGCGACGTGCGCTCGATGACCCAGCGCGAGCTGTACTCGACCGTCTCCTTCGTGCTCCAGGATCCGCAGCTGCTGCGCATCACTCTGCGCGAGAACATCCGCCTGGCCAGGCCGGATGCGGACGATACCGCGGTGCGGGAGGCGGCCCGCGCCGCCTGCGTGCTCGACGAGATCGAGCAGATGCCGCACGGCCTGGACACGGTCGTCGGCGAGGGGGTCTCGCTCTCCGGAGGGCAGGCGCAGCGCGTGTCGATCGCGCGGGCGCTGCTCGCCGATGCCCCGGTGCTGATCCTCGACGAGGCCACCGCCGCCTCCGACCCGGACAGCGAGGCGGAGATCCAGCAGGCCCTGAACCGGCTCACCCGAGGGCGCACGGTGCTGGTCATCGCGCACAGGCCCGAGGCCGTGCTGGGCGTCGACCAGCTGGTGCGCCTGGAGGGCGGGCGCGTGGTGCGCCGACTCATCGGCGAGGAGGTGACCCCGTCCGCGATCCGCGCGGCGATGGAGGCGCCGCAGTCCACGTCCGTCCCGTCGATCCAGGAGACCCGATGA